From Stegostoma tigrinum isolate sSteTig4 chromosome 4, sSteTig4.hap1, whole genome shotgun sequence, a single genomic window includes:
- the LOC125452534 gene encoding uncharacterized protein LOC125452534 yields the protein MGGGGSKWRRVSVAASEPIRVGTEGGGSQLPGQEGKRQQREHHPGSRDERQRKGESLRSAAEEGSSIEQELDRALAECWLSAERQEDEEEQASADSCLSVRLGQAENAAAAGRQWESLLSCSAEPFPRRPSGWRHATAALSSSKLDTRPRPTHELVTISTQDLENNNLANRFHINGKNTSQNSTPILYDYFEEELMASIVKEYS from the exons ATGGGTGGCGGCGGCAGTAAATGGAGAAGGGTTTCAGTGGCAGCCTCGGAGCCCATCAGGGTGGGCACAGAGGGAGGAGGCAGTCAGCTGCCAGGGCAAGAGGGCAAACGGCAGCAGAGAGAGCATCACCCCGGGAGCAGGGATGAGAGGCAGCGCAAAGGGGAGAGCTTGCGATCTGCAGCCGAGGAAGGAAGCAGCATCGAGCAAGAGCTGGACAGGGCGCTAGCCGAATGCTGGCTTTCCGCAGAGAGACAGGAGGACGAAGAGGAGCAAGCCAGCGCTGACAGCTGCCTCTCTGTCCGGCTTGGCCAGGCTGAGAACGCCGCCGCCGCTGGCCGCCAGTGGGAGTCGCTGCTGAGCTGCAGCGCTGAACCCTTCCCGAGGCGGCCCAGTGGCTGGAGACACGCAACTGCAGCTCTCAGCTCCTCCAAACTGGACACCCGGCCCCGTCCAACACAC GAATTAGTTACGATAAGCACACAAGACCTAGAAAATAACAACTTGGCCAATAG ATTCCACATCAATGGAAAGAACACATCTCAAAACTCAACTCCGATTCTCTATGATTACTTTGAGGAGGAATTAATGGCCAGTATTGTAAAAGAATACAGTTAA